A genomic region of Podarcis raffonei isolate rPodRaf1 chromosome 13, rPodRaf1.pri, whole genome shotgun sequence contains the following coding sequences:
- the CNP gene encoding 2',3'-cyclic-nucleotide 3'-phosphodiesterase, which yields MNKGFGRKSHTFLPKIFRKMSSQPKERPESLQFPFLDDNDTIATIRESKTLFILRGLPGSGKSTLAQAIHDKYKDACKVISADNYKIQPAVRSAIPDDYSKVDEDLSDYCKRDISVLVVDDTHHERERLDQILDIADTFRYQVIIVEPKTTWKMDCLQLKDKNQWKLSADELKKLKPSLEKDFLPLYYGWFLSKRSSENLRKTGQAFLDELASIKVFRKEAKHFGQPSEDPKAKIDLTGYFVKRPPGVLHCTTKFTDYGKAPGSDDYAQQEAVKSSYGKAFFLTISALFITPRTAGARVELSDQQMLLWPGDVDVLQPAVSLPKGSRAHITLGCASGVEAVQTGIDLLEFVKLEKAGNKGEEIGEIGGGRLLSYGNGLWMLQLSKKIEVRCVFSGYYGKGKLVPTQGGSKRGSPFNACIII from the exons aaCAAAGGCTTCGGCCGGAAGAGCCACACGTTCCTGCCCAAGATATTTAGGAAAATGTCTTCCCAGCCCAAGGAGCGCCCCGAGAGCTTGCAGTTCCCTTTCCTGGACGACAACGACACCATCGCCACCATCCGGGAGTCGAAGACGTTGTTCATTCTGCGGGGCCTGCCCGGCAGCGGGAAGTCCACTTTGGCGCAGGCCATCCACGACAAGTACAAGGATGCTTGCAAGGTCATCTCCGCTGACAACTACAAAATCCAGCCTGCTGTCCGGAGCGCCATTCCCGACGACTACAGCAAGGTCGACGAGGACCTGAGCGACTACTGCAAGCGCGACATCAGCGTGCTGGTGGTAGACGACACCCACCATGAGAGGGAGCGCCTGGATCAGATCTTGGACATCGCCGACACCTTCCGCTACCAGGTCATCATCGTGGAGCCCAAGACGACGTGGAAAATGGATTGCTTGCAGCTGAAGGATAAGAACCAGTGGAAACTCTCGGCGGACGAGCTCAAGAAGCTGAAGCCCAGTTTGGAAAAGGATTTCCTTCCCTTGTATTATGGGTGGTTTTTGAGCAAAAGGAGCTCAGAGAACTTGCGGAAGACCGGGCAGGCCTTTTTGGACGAGCTTGCCAGTATCAAAGTCTTCAGAAAGGAGGCTAAGCACT TTGGACAACCCAGCGAAGACCCCaaagcaaaaattgacttgaccGGCTACTTTGTGAAAAGGCCACCGGGGGTCTTGCACTGTACCACGAAATTCACCGACTACGGGAAGGCTCCCGGATCAGATGACTACGCACAGCAGGAG GCTGTTAAATCATCTTATGGAAAAGCCTTCTTCCTGACCATCTCTGCTCTCTTCATCACACCGAGAACGGCTGGTGCCCGCGTGGAACTGAGCGACCAGCAGATGCTTCTGTGGCCTGGCGACGTGGACGTGCTTCAGCCAGCCGTCAGCCTCCCGAAAGGCAGTCGGGCACACATCACCCTGGGCTGTGCCAGCGGCGTAGAAGCTGTCCAAACCGGCATTGACCTCCTCGAGTTTGTTAAGCTGGAAAAGGCAGGGAACAAAGGAGAGGAAATCGGGGAAATTGGGGGCGGGAGACTTTTGTCCTACGGGAATGGCCTGTGGATGCTCCAGCTTTCTAAAAAGATTGAGGTGAGGTGTGTCTTTTCTGGGTACTATGGAAAGGGGAAACTGGTGCCCACTCAGGGTGGGAGTAAGCGGGGCTCACCTTTTAACGCCTGCATCATCATCTAA